The following is a genomic window from Alkaliphilus sp. B6464.
GTACAAATGTATATTTCAATCATCTTACGGATAATCAAATACAAAAGTACATTTCTACTGGTGAACCTATGGATAAAGCAGGAGCTTATGGAATTCAAGGGAAAGCCTCTTTATTTGTATCCAAGATAGAAGGGGATTATTTTAATGTGGTTGGTTTGCCAATATTTAAGTTAGGCGTAGCATTGCATAATCATTTTGACATCAGCCTCCTTTAAAATTTTTTAGGGGTGATTGGTAGTGAATAATTATTGTGAGTATACTACTATTAAAAAGATGCCTGAAAGTGAACGACCAAGGGAGAAGATGTTAGCCTATGGTTGTCAAAGTTTATCAAATGCAGAATTATTAGCAATTATTTTGTCTACAGGTACAAGGGATAAGACTGCAATTGATTTGGCAAGTGGAATACTAAATATGTCTAACGAAGGACTGAGGTCTCTTAGAGATTGTACTATTGAGGAGTTAAAGCAGATAAAAGGTGTTGGATTGGCAAAGGCATCTCAAATTATAGCCGCCGTGGAGCTCGGAAAGCGTATAGCTTTAACAACAAAGGGAAATAATTACAAGATAAAGAGCCCTGATGATGTAAGTAATTTATTAATGGAAGAGATGAGATATTTAAATAAGGAAATATTTAATATTTTATTATTGAATACTAAGCATGATGTAATCGCTATAGAGAACATCTCTGTAGGTAGTTTAAATTCTTCTATTGTTCATCCTAGAGAGGTTTTTAATAGAGCAATTAAGAGAAGTAGTTCTGCCATTATATTGGCACATAATCATCCAAGTGGAGATCCCAAACCTAGTGGTGAAGATATTAATATAACAAAAAGACTTATTGAAGCAGGCACTATTATCGGGATAAATGTATTAGATCATATAATTATTGGAGATGGAATTTACTTTAGTATGAAGGAGCAAGAATTGATATAATCGTTATGTAAAAGGAAGGAGCATTATTGATGGGGATGTTTAAATTTTTCTCACGTGACATGGGAATTGACTTAGGAACAGCAAATACATTAGTTTATGTAAGAGGAAAGGGAATTGTACTTAATGAACCTTCAGTAGTAGCAATTCAAAATGATACTAAAACAGTTTTATCTGTAGGTGAAGATGCAAAAAAAATGATTGGTAGAACTCCAGGAAACATAGTGGCTATTAGACCTATGAAAGATGGAGTAATTGCAGATTTTGATGTAACACAAAGCATGTTAAAATATTTTATTAAAAAGGCTTATTCTAAAAAAACAATAATACAACCAAGAGTAGTTGTATGCGTTCCTTCAGGAGTTACTGAAGTAGAAAAGAGAGCTGTAGAAGAGGCTGCATTGCAAGCAGGCGCAAGAGAGGCTTATTTAATAGAAGAACCTATGGCAGCAGCTATAGGTGCCGGCTTACCTGTTGAAGAACCTGCTGGAAGCATGGTTGTAGATATTGGCGGAGGTACAACGGAGGTTGCAATTATTTCACTAGGAGGTATTGTAACAGCTAAATCTATTAGGGTTGGCGGAGATGAATTAGATGAATCAATTGTTCAATATATAAAAAGAGAATATAGTCTAATGATTGGTGAGAGAACTGCTGAAGAAGTAAAGGTAACCGTTGGATCCGCATTTCCTAAATCTAAGGAAGAAAAGATGCTAGTTAGAGGTAGAGATTTAGTTTCTGGATTGCCTAAAACCTTAGAGATAACATCAAGTGAAATAATGGATGCTTTAAAGGAGCCTGTAGGACAAATTATTGAAGCAATTAAATATACATTAGAGAAGACACCACCGGAACTTGCTGCTGATATTATGGAAATGGGTATTATGCTTACAGGCGGGGGAGCATTACTAGATGGATTAGATAAATTAGTACGAAAAGAGACTGGAATGCCTGTTCAGATTGCTGAAGAACCTTTAGATTGTGTAGTAATGGGTACTGGTAAAACAATAGAAGAAATCGATACTCTAAAGAGAGTTTTAATAGCACCGAAGAAATTAGGATAAGCTGGGTGATATGAGTGGCTAAAAAAAGGTCAAAAAATGGTTCAGCAATGATAGTGGCAATTGTCGCTATCATTCTCATTATAATATCGGGTATTACCGCTAAACAAAGAGAAAATATTACAGTGGTAGAAAAGTGGATTGGGAATTTAATTACTCCTGTTCAAAGTGTTATTAATACTGGAGTTAGTAGTTTGGGAGAGAATATTAGCTCAATAGCTAGACTAACTAAGCTTAAAACAGAAAACGAAGAACTAAAAAAAGAAGTAGAAGCACTAGAAAAAGAGGTTTTAAATTTATCAATGTCGAAAAGTGAACTTGAAGAGTTAAAAGGTTTAAAGTATGCATTGAACTATATTGAGGATACTGAAAAATACGATACTATTACTGCAAGTATAGTAGGAAAAAGTCCAGGTAATTGGTTTAATATATTTACAATTGACGTTGGAGAAAATCAAGGAATAAAAAAAGATAGTATAGTATTAGACTCTAATGGACTTGTTGGTAGAGTATATGAGGTTGGAGGTACTTGGGCAAAGGTTATTTCAATTATAGATAATAATAGTTCTGTTAGCTTTCAAATAATGAGAGATAGTAGTTTGCAAGGCATAGTTACTGGAAGTATTACTAATGAAGTAACGGGATATTTATTTGACCCTCTAGCAGATGTAATTGTAGGTGATAAAATAGTTACTTCAGGGCTTGGAATTTATCCAAAAGGAATTACAATAGGAGAAATTGTCGAAATAGACAAATCTGGCGATCATCTATTAAAAACAATTAAGGTAGAACCATCAGTAAACTTCAAGAGAATAACTAAGGTATTGGTAATGGGACCAAGAGAAATTGATTATTAATAAAGGGGAAACTAATAGTGAAGCCGATTATAATTAGCTTAATTGTTATATTAAATTTAATATTGCAATCTACCGTCTTTCAGTGGTTAAAAATATACGGAGTATTGCCTAATACAGCTTTAATACTCGTAATATCCTTTGCCATATACAGTGGTAAAAATAAAGGAGCTATG
Proteins encoded in this region:
- the radC gene encoding RadC family protein; the protein is MPESERPREKMLAYGCQSLSNAELLAIILSTGTRDKTAIDLASGILNMSNEGLRSLRDCTIEELKQIKGVGLAKASQIIAAVELGKRIALTTKGNNYKIKSPDDVSNLLMEEMRYLNKEIFNILLLNTKHDVIAIENISVGSLNSSIVHPREVFNRAIKRSSSAIILAHNHPSGDPKPSGEDINITKRLIEAGTIIGINVLDHIIIGDGIYFSMKEQELI
- a CDS encoding rod shape-determining protein yields the protein MGMFKFFSRDMGIDLGTANTLVYVRGKGIVLNEPSVVAIQNDTKTVLSVGEDAKKMIGRTPGNIVAIRPMKDGVIADFDVTQSMLKYFIKKAYSKKTIIQPRVVVCVPSGVTEVEKRAVEEAALQAGAREAYLIEEPMAAAIGAGLPVEEPAGSMVVDIGGGTTEVAIISLGGIVTAKSIRVGGDELDESIVQYIKREYSLMIGERTAEEVKVTVGSAFPKSKEEKMLVRGRDLVSGLPKTLEITSSEIMDALKEPVGQIIEAIKYTLEKTPPELAADIMEMGIMLTGGGALLDGLDKLVRKETGMPVQIAEEPLDCVVMGTGKTIEEIDTLKRVLIAPKKLG
- the mreC gene encoding rod shape-determining protein MreC yields the protein MAKKRSKNGSAMIVAIVAIILIIISGITAKQRENITVVEKWIGNLITPVQSVINTGVSSLGENISSIARLTKLKTENEELKKEVEALEKEVLNLSMSKSELEELKGLKYALNYIEDTEKYDTITASIVGKSPGNWFNIFTIDVGENQGIKKDSIVLDSNGLVGRVYEVGGTWAKVISIIDNNSSVSFQIMRDSSLQGIVTGSITNEVTGYLFDPLADVIVGDKIVTSGLGIYPKGITIGEIVEIDKSGDHLLKTIKVEPSVNFKRITKVLVMGPREIDY